atcatatttattgGGGCCCAAAGATCTCAGTATAATTTGGGGGATGATTTACTCACGTCCCCCATCAGACCTGCCTGTCATGCTCGCCGTAGCACATTTATTGTACCTCGTGAATCTGTAGCATATGATTTCAGTTTCCAATCACATCTATTCAAATCTAGACAAATGCTATTTAGAGGTTTGCCCCAATGATGTTCCAAAGCATCCATGTATTCCAGGCTAAAAGGCTAAAGGACCTTGCCTAAGGGTCCACCTGGATTCGAAGACACATCAGCCGGGGTAAAGTCAGTAGGATTAACTACTGAGCTATCCAGTGAGCTCCAGTGAGCGCTCTTAACTCTAACTTTTGGGTGTTGGCCTTCAAAACTGactgcacctcataagattcgaacccacgactATAGAAGCTTCAAGCGGCTCTACCAATCTGAGCTATCGGCCCACAGAGGCGGAGATGTTTTTCTGgcagtttacactcttccttttgcaCGCAGCCTTCAAAACCGactgcacctcataagattCTAACTGACAACCTCACGGCTTAGAAGCAGCGCTCTAGCAATGTGAGCTATCAGCCCACACaggtgaagatgttttttctcgcagcttacactcttccttttagacgcagccctcaaaagccactgcacctcataagattCAAACCCATGACTTCAGAAGCTCCAAGCGGCGCTCTACCACCCTGAGCTATTGTCTCACATAGGTGGGGATGTTTTTTCTCACAGTTTACACTCTTttggacgcagccctcaaaagccaCTGCACATCATAAAATTCGAACTGACAAATAATGTACTTGACCCATCTGAACACAAACTCGTTCCTTTGGATTTAGACCTTCAAAATTGATTACAGCCCTTCAACACATTTAGACACTGATCTTACACCTCATAAGGATTGAACCTACGTCCTCCACACTTCAAAGCAGCGCTCTACCACCCTGAGCCAGTGGAGCAATGGACGTAATGGATTTTGAGTCTTTCTCTGGGTCTTGCACTTCAAAAGCATTTGAGGATCAAATGCACAACTTAGACTAGACTAGGCTAGAAAGagaagactagactagactaggTTAGAAAGAGAAGACTAGACTAGGCTAGAAAGagaagactagactagactagactagactagaaagagaagactagactagactagaaagAGAAGACTAGACTAAAAAGAGAAGACTAGAAAGAGAAGACTAGACTAGgctagactagactagaaagAGAAggctagactagactagactagactagaaagAGAAGACTAGACTAGAAAGAGAAGACTAGgctagactagactagaaagAGAGGACTAGACTAGAAAGAGAAGACTAGACTAGAAAGAGAAGACtggactagactagactagactagaaaaAGAAGACTAGgctagactagactagaaagagaagactagactagaaagagaagactagactagactagactagaaagaggagactagactagactagaaagagaagactagactagactgGGCTAGACTAGAAAGagaagactagactagactaggCTAGAAAGAGAAGACTAGACTAGAAAGAGAAGACtggactagactagactagactagaaagagaagactagactagaaagagaagactagactagactagactagactagactagaaaaAGAAGACTAGgctagactagactagaaagAGAAGACTCGACTAGAAAGAGAAGACTAGACTAGAAAGagaagactagactagactaggCTAGAAAGAGAAGACTAGACTAGAAAGagaagactagactagactagactagaaagagaagactagactagacaagaaaaagaagactagactagactagactagaaagagaagagaagactagactagaaagagaagagacacaatattaaacattaaaaaatggaCATCATtatcaagtttttgttttgtgtggtgAAAAGTTATCTGCTCCTCCCACCAaccagcagcaggaggaaacTGGTTCAGCTGCCTGTTTGTCAGCAGCTCCGAAGGTCGAACAGCCCTCAAATTAACCTGCTTTGAGTCCACAGAGGAgttgcagcacagagcagacggtaaaagatgaaaaacatacTCCAATATTATGATTTTTGATTCATTTGATTCTTTAGAATGTCTTTTAATAGTTTAGATTTtgtaattttgcttttgtgGCTTTTTGACTTTGAAAAGCTCAGACTAGGCTCCATGGTTTATCATCTATTAGATAATTAGAGTTTTAGGAAAGTAGACTTTGTCTCAAAATGGATTTTAAAGGCTGTTGGTATAACAGATGACCTTGGTTGAGGCTTTTACAAACTAGATCTTCTTGATTTTATGTTATGGGTTAAACAGGAGCTTGCAGGTATTGACACCTATCTCTGTTTGGGGGAAAACACCCCGTGAaagagtttgaaatgtttttctgcagtcatGGAAATTACCACGAGATGATGCCGACCGCTCCTCCGGTGCCTCGTCGAAATGGGAAGCAATCAGTCGAGATGTTGGGCCTGTTCGGACAAACAGAAGGAGACGGTCGTGGACAAACAAGGAGAAACAAAGGCATTTCTAAAAGAGACTAAATCTTCTCTCAGCTCAGAGGAGACACCAGCTGACGGTTGTTCTTTGGACCTTCCTCCAGCCAGAAAACCGATACTGGATTTTGCCCAGAAGATGTCGGAGGATATTGTCGCCcaagctctgctgctctgctgggAGGTGGAGATTCGTTACAAAGATGTGCCTTTCATTGACATCGAGTGTGAATATGTCATatgaactgttttctttttttgactgaACTAGgactaaaactgaactgaaacactAAGAAAGTGGTGAAAATGTCAATTAGTTCAATTAAAAgtctgtatttacagtatttttgtaataaaactAACTAAAGAAGACTTTGATTTCATCTCAAGAGAAACATGAATACTGAGGAGGAAAATATATCAGGTTTTCAATATTTGAATGTTTGGTATTTACTTCAACAGTTACTTCTTGCTGCCACATAGTGTCACCAGTGAGTGATCTTTCGTTTAAATCTGGTTTATAGAATAATCCCCCAAAAAATTTGGGGGTTTTATCATAAAGAAAAATGACCTGACAATAAAAAATGCTAAAATTCCaccaaaaacatacaaacacattgttTGAAACCTCGTAACTCAGCCAGCAGTGACAGGACTGATAATTTTCTGTCTCAGTGAGAAAATTATACGTGTCAGACACCCGGCCAACAGGATGACCTTGTACATTTCTGTGGACTTCAAACATAACCAGGGTTAGTCAGAGGGGGGTTAAGTCAATGTTTCCCTGCTCAGACTTTCATGTCTGAGACGAAAAGACTTTTTAGTTTGGCacctttaattaaataaatagatttttttttctgtcttgtgcCTTTAATGTTAAGTAACATTTCAGGCAATCCATCAGGCGTCATGACTAAGGAGAAAAGTACaggttcacattttttaaagtctgtcacGTGTCTGTATGAACATTGAACCTCACCCCTCTTCTTCTACTCGTCCTGTGTCAGTAAGACATATTTTTAAGTtaaccactagagggaggtAACATACAACAGTTTGATAACCAGtgaattaaagttttttaaacacaaaacctcatctTCAAGCACTATTTACAGATCAAACTTTCACCTCAAAACAGTTTTACCTGTGCTCAAAACCAaatttttacagtactgtaccctACATCTTACAAACGTGTCCTACTCTTCTCTGAATGGCATTACTAGGGTGGACATTGACATCTTTCTCgtcctccacctctttctcctcatcctccacctcGCATACGCACTCGTCCCCTAACACAGTTTCCTCTATCCATTCTCAGACTCTCTCATTCCCACCTTCAACAACCTGTTTGCTCTCCTAACTGACTTACATTGGTTGTGTTTTACATCATTTGAAAAACAAGTTAAATCAATTTCGAgtggttgtgtttaatcaaTGACACGTCTGCTCTATTTGTATTTACAAATTTGGATGGCGTGCATTGGAGCGCAGAATGTGTTTAGAGATTTGCATCTctgtaactgtgtttttgttgttcactGAGGCATAAAAGATGCTCTGCGTAATGCGATACTGCAAGGACAACATAAGATAAGGGCTCACCCTCTCTGTCACAACAGCAGCTTCTTCGTGTTGGACCCTGCCACTCTCTCTTTAACCTGCCGTGAatcctgtttcctgtcatcaCATGGCTGCCTCACCCTCACCAGCCCTGCCGTACCGGTTTCATGTCAGACCGTCTCGTCTGCCTGTATCTGGATAGAAAATTTGTGATTGTGACCTTGaatgttttttccctccactcAGTCCCACATGTAAAACAACATGAGGAGTactaaagtctttttttaaacaaataaacatcttGAATTGAAAAGAAATGTGGTATGAATCTTCTCCGACATCCTGAATCCGAATCTCAAATCATAAAacttaaacacaacatttgaatatttccagtgtctctctttgttttgcttctgtTATCATCAACAACATCGGCGTTTGCAAATTTTGTCAGATGACTCACTCGCACTCTGTAGCCTCGAGCGCAGGAGTTGGAGCAACACCCTCCCATCCATGTCACCTTAATTGACACTGCCGCTCCACCCAGAGGTGTTGGCTGCAGCTCAagactgttgttttgtttcaaaagCTCAAAAAGTCATTCGTGGATTGTTACGAAGCTTCAATTTTAAGAAACCAAAGGTTAATGTCCCACGTTTACTCAacttgacatttattttttttattttttgggggacTTTTCTGTCcatataaactttatttaatctTTAGGGTTTGGGGATTTGTTTGAAAATATCTAAGccaactcaaggtccacttccAAGCTAAGTAGAAGACCTTGAGGACTAGATTTTCTTGTCaaactcaataaataaaacaaaaaaaacccaaacaggTTTACGTCttcagaatattttatttcatataagGACGGAAATACAGCTTTAGACTATTTTAATTGCACATGCACTTTTCTGCTGCACCCATGCTAATACAGAaccattgtgttttatttgcatgcatgtttCCTTCACAAAGCAAAATAGCAATATGTTATCAAATACTTCgtctaaaaatgtttctttcaaagAGTGGGTAGAGTTTCACAGGAGGTATGGTGCCtggaagacaaaagaaagacatgggtggatgggtggagAAGTCAAACCtttctgtgtttacaggtgTTTGTTGATTTGATCCTCACCTGAGTTTCTGTTTTCACCAGTGTCCTCGTCCATGTCCTTGTCCACAGCCGCGTCCATGCCCGTGCTTGCGGCCATGCTTTTTACGACGGCCACCGTGCCCGTCATCTTCGCTGCCACTGCTCCCACCACTCCCGCCAAGACCAGGGCGATCATCATCAGGATAACCTGGTCTATCGGGGTCTCCGCCAAGACATTCATCATCAGGATAACTTGGTCTATTGGGGTCTCCGCCAAAACAACCATCATCACGATAATCTGGTCTATCGGGGTCTCGGCCAAGACATTCATCATCAGGATAACCTGGTCTATCAAGGTCTCCGCCAAGACATTCATCATCAGGATAACCTGGTCTATCGGGGTCTTTGCCAAAACAACCATCATCAGGATAACCTGGTCTATCGGGGTCTCCGCCAAGACATTCATCATCAGGATAACCTGGTCTATCGGGTTCTCCACCAAGACATTCAACATCAGGATAACCTGGTCTATCGGGGTCTCTGCCATGGCGATCATCATCACGATAATCTCGTCTATCGCAGTCTCCGTCATCACGATGGTCTCCATGGTGATCGTCTCCTCCAGAGCGACTATCTCTTCCATGGCCTCCTCCAGGGCCATCATGAGCCCCTGGCTGGGGACCCAGGTCGTAGCCAGAGGCGGACTGGTTTGCTGGAGCAGAAGAAAGAGACTTGTTTCAAGAATAAATCAACAACTTCTGCAAAGATGAGATGTGACATTCAAACTTCTACAACagagaataaacaaataaagagagaagagtCTCTTACTTGCACCGTTGAACATTTTCAGTGGACGGTGTTTGTCTTTGTGGCTGATGACTCTTTAATGATACAATgctacaaaaagaaaagaaggaggtgTCCGTCACATTTCAGTTTAACCAGTTTGACTTGAAAATGACAGCTAATCAAAAATGAAGCACAACTAGTTTCATCAGGTGCAAAACGTTCATAGAAACCAACAAGTTACCTACTTTATTAGCATTTTTAAGTTCAACTCTTGATGTTCTTCAGAATCTTTAATAATCAAATCTCTCAGCTTAATAGGTTTTTCTCAGATGATTACTTTGTACAGGATTCTGACTTTGAATCAGATTGTTTAAATATCAtcaagaaaaagacaaaatacatcTCTGCCTCTGCAGGAAACATGCTAATAAACATGAccttatttaatttcattagaTCTCAGACTCTGATAAATACTTCAAATAATTCACAGGTTTTATCTATTCTTTGTGCAAAACTTTAAACGGTGTACTTACATGAGCTTGGCAACACGACTGTAGCTCCTGTGACAGGCGATGCACTGTGATCAATTAGGACCGTCTGCATCCTTGTCCCATCGCTTCAGTGGACggggtggatgggtggatgggtggagCGAGAGGCAATATCGTGAGAAGTCGAACCTGTGATCTGTGTTTACAGATGTTTGTTGATTTGATCCTCGGCCAAACAAAACCAATTTACCTACAGTATCACCTGTTCATAAGCACGGcatgacaaaaacaatcttATGATTGTAAcgctcctaaatcttacacactggaccttcagtCTAGGCCGCCCTCTGCTGGATCAACGCAATGTAATGTCATTGCAAAGTAAGAATAAACATCAGTTTTACATAACTCCCCACGCATCTGATCAGTCCAGCTCAGAAATTATGGTGCTCGCTGTTATGAAACAAGATATCGAACGCCACCTCACGTCCCATCATGTCGTCGATAGCCTGCTTCACCACGCCGTGGAAGTCTCGGGAACAACTTGGGGTGGGAATTTTTCTGCAGAGgcaacagacagaaagtgatTTATCatgtgataataaaaaaataaagagtacTGTAGCTGTTTTGTGTTCTACCAACAGACTTAATGGATGTGACGTACGGGAGCTGAGGCCAGAACCTCCAAACCTTACTTCTAAGATCATCTAAGATctcactgaagaaaaaaaagctagtTAGAGGACCTCAAGGACAAAATGTTTGTGCCAAActcaataaataacacaaaattaaTCTGTTTGgattcattgtaaaaaaaaacaacaacaacaaaaaaacagcttatgTCTTCAGAATATTTTATTGCATATAAATGTAGAAATACAGCTTTAGATCATTTTCATTGCACATGTACTTTTCTGCTGCGCCCATGCTATTACAGAGCATGTTTCCTTCACAAAGATAGTACAGATGCCATACTAACAACGGGTCCAGTGTGAGTACAAAGCAAACATGCTGTCAAATACTACGTctataaatgtttctttcaaaGAGCACAGCGGCGGGCAGAGTTTCACAGGAGGTACGGCGCCtggaagacaaaagaaagacaaagaacatTAAGTGTTTTAAAGTGTAATACTGACCTGTGGTTTGGTTGGTTTCTATCGAAGGTCGTGCACATGGATAAATCACTAAACAAATCAGGAACGTTAAAGGCAGACAAAAAGCCTCATCAGGACTGTGTTGGTGTGGTTTGACCAGATCTCATCAACAACAATCGCTCAGACTAAGAAAAGTTTGTGTCTCACCTGAGTTTCTCTTTTCACCAGTGTCCTCGTCCATGTCCTCGTCCACGGCCACGTCCATGCCCGTGCTTGCGGCCATGCTTTTTACGACGGCCGCCGTGCCCGTCATCTTCGCTGCTACTGCTCCCACTGCCACTGCCGCCACGACCAGGGCttccaccaccactaccacgACGTCGATGAGGGCTATGGTCATGATCGCGGTCTTCATGGCGATCGGGGCTGTGTCTGTCACCGTGGCGATCTTGATCACGGTCAGGGCTGCGTCTCCTGCGGCTGTCGTCATGGTCATCATCACGATAGTGGTCTCCTCCATGGCGATCATCGTCACGGTGGCGATCATCATCGTGGCGATCTCGTCTTTGGTGGTCTCCACTATGACgatcatcatcatgatgatCTCGTCTATCGTGGTCTCCTCCGTGACGATCATCATCACGATGATCTCGTCTATCGCGGTCTCCGCTGTGACGATCATCACGATGGTCTCCATGGTGATCGTCTCCTCCAGAGCGACTATCTTTTCCATGACCTCCTCCAGGGCCATCGTGAGCCCCTGGCTGGGGACCCAGGTCGTAGCCAGAGGCGGACTGGTTTGCTGGAGCAGAAGAAAGAGACTTGTTTCAAGAATAAATCAACAACTTCTGCAAAGATGAGATGTGACATTGAAACTTCTACAACagagaataaacaaataaagagagaagagtCTCTTACCTGCACCGCTGAACATTTTC
This is a stretch of genomic DNA from Larimichthys crocea isolate SSNF chromosome XIX, L_crocea_2.0, whole genome shotgun sequence. It encodes these proteins:
- the LOC113748307 gene encoding uncharacterized protein LOC113748307 is translated as MMALEEAMEEIVALEETITMETIVMTETAIDEIIVMMIAMAETPIDQVILMLNVLVENPIDQVILMMNVLAETPIDQVILMMVVLAKTPIDQVILMMNVLAETLIDQVILMMNVLAETPIDQIIVMMVVLAETPIDQVILMMNVLAETPIDQVILMMIALVLAGVVGAVAAKMTGTVAVVKSMAASTGMDAAVDKDMDEDTGENRNSGTIPPVKLYPLFERNIFRRSI
- the LOC104931477 gene encoding uncharacterized protein LOC104931477 — its product is MALEEVMEKIVALEETITMETIVMIVTAETAIDEIIVMMIVTEETTIDEIIMMMIVIVETTKDEIATMMIATVTMIAMEETTIVMMTMTTAAGDAALTVIKIATVTDTAPIAMKTAIMTIALIDVVVVVVEALVVAAVAVGAVAAKMTGTAAVVKSMAASTGMDVAVDEDMDEDTGEKRNSGAVPPVKLCPPLCSLKETFIDVVFDSMFALYSHWTRC